One genomic region from Cataglyphis hispanica isolate Lineage 1 chromosome 11, ULB_Chis1_1.0, whole genome shotgun sequence encodes:
- the LOC126852635 gene encoding glutamate-gated chloride channel isoform X6 — protein MPASGRAGRTEQEYSVQLTFREQWLDERLKFNDFGGRLKYLTLTEASRVWMPDLFFSNEKEGHFHNIIMPNVYIRIFPNGSVLYSIRISLTLSCPMNLKLYPLDRQVCSLRMASYGWTTNDLVFLWKEGDPVQVVKNLHLPRFTLEKFLTDYCNSKTNTGEYSCLKVDLLFKREFSYYLIQIYIPCCMLVIVSWVSFWLDQSAVPARVSLGVTTLLTMATQTSGINASLPPVSYTKAIDVWTGVCLTFVFGALLEFALVNYASRSDMHSDNIKKQFPPSEMEHSSSIDPSSELLEPDGSANFAMKPLVRHPEDSMSMDKLRQCEIHMQPRKKNCCRSWLSKFPTRSKRIDVISRIFFPIVFAFFNLAYWSTYLFREEEEGE, from the exons gAATACTCCGTACAATTAACATTTCGGGAACAATGGTTGGATGAGAGATTAAAGTTTAATGACTTTGGAG GtcgacttaaatatttaactcttACGGAGGCGTCGAGGGTTTGGATGCCGGATCTGTTTTTCTCGAATGAAAAGGAGGGTCATTTCCATAACATCATTATGCCCAACGTATATATACGAATTTTCCCGAACGGCTCGGTTCTTTACAGCATACG GATATCCTTAACGCTCTCCTGTCCCATGAATCTGAAACTGTATCCCCTGGATCGACAAGTTTGCTCACTTCGTATGGCTAGTT ACGGATGGACGACGAACGACTTGGTCTTTCTCTGGAAGGAAGGCGATCCCGTTCAAGTGGTCAAGAATTTACATCTACCCAGATTCACCCTGGAGAAATTTCTCACGGATTATTGCAATAGTAAAACGAACACCG gagaGTACAGTTGCTTGAAAGTGGACCTGCTATTCAAGAGGGAATTCAGCTACTATCTCATCCAAATCTACATCCCGTGCTGCATGCTCGTTATCGTGTCCTGGGTGTCTTTCTGGCTGGATCAGAGCGCCGTGCCTGCCCGAGTGTCACTAG GCGTTACGACACTACTGACGATGGCCACGCAGACATCAGGGATAAATGCCTCACTGCCACCGGTCTCTTATACCAAGGCCATTGACGTTTGGACGGGGGTGTGCTTGACCTTCGTGTTCGGTGCTCTACTCGAATTCGCGTTGGTCAACTACGCGTCGCGCAGCGACATGCATAGCGACAACATAAAGAAGCAGTTTCCACCGAGCGAAATGGAACATTCGTCGTCGATCGACCCATCCTCAGAGCTGCTCGAGCCGGACGGATCCGCCAACTTCGCCATG AAGCCTCTGGTCCGACATCCGGAGGATTCCATGTCGATGGATAAATTGCGGCAGTGCGAAATACATATGCAACCACGGAAAAAAAACTGCTGCAGGTCGTGGCTGTCCAAGTTCCCGACGAGGTCCAAGCGCATCGACGTTATCTCTCGGATCTTCTTCCCAATCGTATTCGCTTTCTTCAACCTCGCGTACTGGTCCACGTACCTGTTtcgggaggaggaggagggcgAGTAA
- the LOC126852636 gene encoding RISC-loading complex subunit tarbp2-like isoform X1, whose amino-acid sequence MEEIHPPQQVGPNMMAGVGGVPNHSNNVNRRNRVRVTLHAMMLEKLPLHEAARLEMKALPSKTPVSVLQELLSRRGTIPKYELVQIEGAIHEPTFRYRVTVADVVDPIVSAMGTGRSKKEAKHAAAKAVLDKLIGVNTEATESPLPNSLPDSQNLQELQSYGEEKVVNNPIGALQEMCMSRHWPPPKYTMEGEEGLPHERQFTIVCSILKYREVGQGKSKKVAKRHAAHKMWQALHDMNNQTSSVDEDEIVQRNANVSARYADLKGSKISTMTTVHSIQVSKFHKSLKSSTGVKLYQLQNTCFNDGDVNLVQFLQEIASEQQFEVTYVDIEEKSISGKFQCLVQLSTLPVAVCYGCGATSKDAQASAAQNALEYLKIMTKK is encoded by the exons ATGGAGGAAATACATCCACCACAACAGGTTGGGCCTAACATGATGGCTGGTGTGGGTGGCGTTCCTAATCATTCAAACAATGTTAATCGTCGTAATAGAGTTCGCGTAACATTGCATGCTATGATGTTGGAGAAACTACCATTACACGAGGCAGCACGTTTAGAAATGAAGGCGTTACCCAGCAAAACACCAGTCTCTGTTCTTCAGGAATTACTTTCTCGTAGGGGCACAATACCCAAGTACGAGCTGGTCCAAATTGAAGGAGCTATTCACGAACCTACATTTCGGTACAGAGTCACTGTTGCTGATGTCGTTG ATCCAATTGTTTCAGCAATGGGAACTGGTAGGTCTAAAAAAGAAGCGAAACATGCCGCTGCAAAAGCTGTTCTGGATAAATTAATTGGAGTAAATACCGAAGCTACAGAATCTCCACTTCCAAATAGTTTACCTGA CTCCCAAAATTTACAAGAGCTACAGTCTTATGGAGAGGAGAAAGTAGTGAATAATCCAATTGGAGCTTTACAAGAAATGTGTATGTCGCGTCATTGGCCGCCCCCAAAATACACAATGGAGGGTGAAGAAGGTTTACCTCATGAAAGACAATTCACTATTGTTTGTTCAATCCTAAAATATCGCGAGGTCGGTCaaggaaaaagtaaaaaagttgCTAAGAGGCATGCTGCTCATAAGATGTGGCAAGCTTTACATGATATGAATAATCAAACTTCCAGTGTTGATGAGGATGAg ATTGTGCAAAGAAATGCAAACGTGAGCGCCCGTTATGCCGATCTGAAAGGTAGCAAAATCTCGACAATGACAACAGTACATAGTATCCAAGTTTCGAAATTTCACAAGAGTCTCAAGTCATCCACAGGTGTTAAGCTTTATCAGCTGCAG AATACTTGTTTCAATGATGGGGATGTAAATTTGgtacaatttttacaagaaattgCATCAGAGCAGCAGTTTGAAGTAACTTATGTtgatattgaagaaaaatctatCAGTg GTAAATTCCAGTGCCTTGTGCAACTCTCTACCCTGCCAGTGGCAGTTTGCTATGGTTGCGGTGCGACTAGTAAAGATGCTCAAGCCAGTGCTGCTCAAAATGCTCTGGAATATCTCAAAATCATGACCAAGAAGTGA
- the LOC126852642 gene encoding 5-formyltetrahydrofolate cyclo-ligase, whose product MSSRLASSRPTSNSTSDLCTMAALRSAKNALRKKMKNTLQNISLQEKKEQSINVMKKLCTLKQYQDSKRISIYLSTKDELDTLPILKHIFDTGKEAFVPRYQGKTMEMVKLISLEDYETLPLTKWNIKQPCLTEYRENALETGGLDLIILPGVAFTMSGKRLGHGMGYYDKYLKMCFKRQIIRPHLIAVGFKQQIQEDLPTNEDDVPVDIVLVDK is encoded by the exons ATGAGTAGCCGACTTGCGAGCAGTCGACCTACTAGTAACAGCACAAGTGATCTGTGCACCATGGCAGCTTTAAGATCAGCTAAGAACgccttgagaaaaaaaatgaaaaatactcttcaaaatattagtttacaagaaaaaaaggaacaatCTATAAACGTGATGAAAAAG CTATGCACATTGAAGCAATATCAAGACAGCAAGAGAATTTCGATATATCTAAGTACCAAGGACGAACTTGATACTTTACCTatcttaaaacatatatttgacACTGGAAAGGAAGCATTTGTTCCACGATATCAAGGAAAAACTATGGAAATGGTAAAACTAATATCACTAGAGGATTATGAGACATTACCGTTAACAAAATGGAACATTAAACAACCATGCCTCACTGAATATCGTGAAAATGCATTGGAAACAG gtggattagatttaataattttaccagGTGTTGCTTTCACAATGAGTG GAAAACGTCTGGGGCATGGAATGGGTTATTAcgacaaatatttgaaaatgtgttttaaaagACAAATCATAAGGCCACATCTAATTGCAGTAGGATTTAAACAACAAATACAAGAAGATCTTCCTACTAATGAAGATGATGTGCCTGTTGATATTGTACTGGTTGATAAAtag
- the LOC126852636 gene encoding RISC-loading complex subunit tarbp2-like isoform X3 yields MEEIHPPQQVGPNMMAGVGGVPNHSNNVNRRNRVRVTLHAMMLEKLPLHEAARLEMKALPSKTPVSVLQELLSRRGTIPKYELVQIEGAIHEPTFRYRVTVADVVDPIVSAMGTGRSKKEAKHAAAKAVLDKLIGVNTEATESPLPNSLPDSQNLQELQSYGEEKVVNNPIGALQEMCMSRHWPPPKYTMEGEEGLPHERQFTIVCSILKYREVGQGKSKKVAKRHAAHKMWQALHDMNNQTSSVDEDENTCFNDGDVNLVQFLQEIASEQQFEVTYVDIEEKSISGKFQCLVQLSTLPVAVCYGCGATSKDAQASAAQNALEYLKIMTKK; encoded by the exons ATGGAGGAAATACATCCACCACAACAGGTTGGGCCTAACATGATGGCTGGTGTGGGTGGCGTTCCTAATCATTCAAACAATGTTAATCGTCGTAATAGAGTTCGCGTAACATTGCATGCTATGATGTTGGAGAAACTACCATTACACGAGGCAGCACGTTTAGAAATGAAGGCGTTACCCAGCAAAACACCAGTCTCTGTTCTTCAGGAATTACTTTCTCGTAGGGGCACAATACCCAAGTACGAGCTGGTCCAAATTGAAGGAGCTATTCACGAACCTACATTTCGGTACAGAGTCACTGTTGCTGATGTCGTTG ATCCAATTGTTTCAGCAATGGGAACTGGTAGGTCTAAAAAAGAAGCGAAACATGCCGCTGCAAAAGCTGTTCTGGATAAATTAATTGGAGTAAATACCGAAGCTACAGAATCTCCACTTCCAAATAGTTTACCTGA CTCCCAAAATTTACAAGAGCTACAGTCTTATGGAGAGGAGAAAGTAGTGAATAATCCAATTGGAGCTTTACAAGAAATGTGTATGTCGCGTCATTGGCCGCCCCCAAAATACACAATGGAGGGTGAAGAAGGTTTACCTCATGAAAGACAATTCACTATTGTTTGTTCAATCCTAAAATATCGCGAGGTCGGTCaaggaaaaagtaaaaaagttgCTAAGAGGCATGCTGCTCATAAGATGTGGCAAGCTTTACATGATATGAATAATCAAACTTCCAGTGTTGATGAGGATGAg AATACTTGTTTCAATGATGGGGATGTAAATTTGgtacaatttttacaagaaattgCATCAGAGCAGCAGTTTGAAGTAACTTATGTtgatattgaagaaaaatctatCAGTg GTAAATTCCAGTGCCTTGTGCAACTCTCTACCCTGCCAGTGGCAGTTTGCTATGGTTGCGGTGCGACTAGTAAAGATGCTCAAGCCAGTGCTGCTCAAAATGCTCTGGAATATCTCAAAATCATGACCAAGAAGTGA
- the LOC126852636 gene encoding RISC-loading complex subunit tarbp2-like isoform X2, which translates to MEEIHPPQQVGPNMMAGVGGVPNHSNNVNRRNRVRVTLHAMMLEKLPLHEAARLEMKALPSKTPVSVLQELLSRRGTIPKYELVQIEGAIHEPTFRYRVTVADVVAMGTGRSKKEAKHAAAKAVLDKLIGVNTEATESPLPNSLPDSQNLQELQSYGEEKVVNNPIGALQEMCMSRHWPPPKYTMEGEEGLPHERQFTIVCSILKYREVGQGKSKKVAKRHAAHKMWQALHDMNNQTSSVDEDEIVQRNANVSARYADLKGSKISTMTTVHSIQVSKFHKSLKSSTGVKLYQLQNTCFNDGDVNLVQFLQEIASEQQFEVTYVDIEEKSISGKFQCLVQLSTLPVAVCYGCGATSKDAQASAAQNALEYLKIMTKK; encoded by the exons ATGGAGGAAATACATCCACCACAACAGGTTGGGCCTAACATGATGGCTGGTGTGGGTGGCGTTCCTAATCATTCAAACAATGTTAATCGTCGTAATAGAGTTCGCGTAACATTGCATGCTATGATGTTGGAGAAACTACCATTACACGAGGCAGCACGTTTAGAAATGAAGGCGTTACCCAGCAAAACACCAGTCTCTGTTCTTCAGGAATTACTTTCTCGTAGGGGCACAATACCCAAGTACGAGCTGGTCCAAATTGAAGGAGCTATTCACGAACCTACATTTCGGTACAGAGTCACTGTTGCTGATGTCGTTG CAATGGGAACTGGTAGGTCTAAAAAAGAAGCGAAACATGCCGCTGCAAAAGCTGTTCTGGATAAATTAATTGGAGTAAATACCGAAGCTACAGAATCTCCACTTCCAAATAGTTTACCTGA CTCCCAAAATTTACAAGAGCTACAGTCTTATGGAGAGGAGAAAGTAGTGAATAATCCAATTGGAGCTTTACAAGAAATGTGTATGTCGCGTCATTGGCCGCCCCCAAAATACACAATGGAGGGTGAAGAAGGTTTACCTCATGAAAGACAATTCACTATTGTTTGTTCAATCCTAAAATATCGCGAGGTCGGTCaaggaaaaagtaaaaaagttgCTAAGAGGCATGCTGCTCATAAGATGTGGCAAGCTTTACATGATATGAATAATCAAACTTCCAGTGTTGATGAGGATGAg ATTGTGCAAAGAAATGCAAACGTGAGCGCCCGTTATGCCGATCTGAAAGGTAGCAAAATCTCGACAATGACAACAGTACATAGTATCCAAGTTTCGAAATTTCACAAGAGTCTCAAGTCATCCACAGGTGTTAAGCTTTATCAGCTGCAG AATACTTGTTTCAATGATGGGGATGTAAATTTGgtacaatttttacaagaaattgCATCAGAGCAGCAGTTTGAAGTAACTTATGTtgatattgaagaaaaatctatCAGTg GTAAATTCCAGTGCCTTGTGCAACTCTCTACCCTGCCAGTGGCAGTTTGCTATGGTTGCGGTGCGACTAGTAAAGATGCTCAAGCCAGTGCTGCTCAAAATGCTCTGGAATATCTCAAAATCATGACCAAGAAGTGA
- the LOC126852636 gene encoding RISC-loading complex subunit tarbp2-like isoform X4: protein MEEIHPPQQVGPNMMAGVGGVPNHSNNVNRRNRVRVTLHAMMLEKLPLHEAARLEMKALPSKTPVSVLQELLSRRGTIPKYELVQIEGAIHEPTFRYRVTVADVVAMGTGRSKKEAKHAAAKAVLDKLIGVNTEATESPLPNSLPDSQNLQELQSYGEEKVVNNPIGALQEMCMSRHWPPPKYTMEGEEGLPHERQFTIVCSILKYREVGQGKSKKVAKRHAAHKMWQALHDMNNQTSSVDEDENTCFNDGDVNLVQFLQEIASEQQFEVTYVDIEEKSISGKFQCLVQLSTLPVAVCYGCGATSKDAQASAAQNALEYLKIMTKK from the exons ATGGAGGAAATACATCCACCACAACAGGTTGGGCCTAACATGATGGCTGGTGTGGGTGGCGTTCCTAATCATTCAAACAATGTTAATCGTCGTAATAGAGTTCGCGTAACATTGCATGCTATGATGTTGGAGAAACTACCATTACACGAGGCAGCACGTTTAGAAATGAAGGCGTTACCCAGCAAAACACCAGTCTCTGTTCTTCAGGAATTACTTTCTCGTAGGGGCACAATACCCAAGTACGAGCTGGTCCAAATTGAAGGAGCTATTCACGAACCTACATTTCGGTACAGAGTCACTGTTGCTGATGTCGTTG CAATGGGAACTGGTAGGTCTAAAAAAGAAGCGAAACATGCCGCTGCAAAAGCTGTTCTGGATAAATTAATTGGAGTAAATACCGAAGCTACAGAATCTCCACTTCCAAATAGTTTACCTGA CTCCCAAAATTTACAAGAGCTACAGTCTTATGGAGAGGAGAAAGTAGTGAATAATCCAATTGGAGCTTTACAAGAAATGTGTATGTCGCGTCATTGGCCGCCCCCAAAATACACAATGGAGGGTGAAGAAGGTTTACCTCATGAAAGACAATTCACTATTGTTTGTTCAATCCTAAAATATCGCGAGGTCGGTCaaggaaaaagtaaaaaagttgCTAAGAGGCATGCTGCTCATAAGATGTGGCAAGCTTTACATGATATGAATAATCAAACTTCCAGTGTTGATGAGGATGAg AATACTTGTTTCAATGATGGGGATGTAAATTTGgtacaatttttacaagaaattgCATCAGAGCAGCAGTTTGAAGTAACTTATGTtgatattgaagaaaaatctatCAGTg GTAAATTCCAGTGCCTTGTGCAACTCTCTACCCTGCCAGTGGCAGTTTGCTATGGTTGCGGTGCGACTAGTAAAGATGCTCAAGCCAGTGCTGCTCAAAATGCTCTGGAATATCTCAAAATCATGACCAAGAAGTGA
- the LOC126852631 gene encoding probable ATP-dependent RNA helicase DDX17, with the protein MGRYRSRSRDRDRRRRSRTRSRSRSPRDRRSWGVSGGRDRPSNSRSSRGQPGANLRKPRWDLSRLEPFKKDFYIPHDAVQNRDPRIVEQYRVEKEITLRGKNIPNPVFNFEEAGFPDYVLKEIKRQGFSEPTSIQAQGWPIALSGRDMVGIASTGSGKTLSYILPAIVHINSQPKLSRKDGPIALVLAPTRELAQQIQQVADDFGHSSGIRNTCLYGGAPKGAQARDLDGGVEIVIATPGRLLDFLESGKTNLKRCTYLVLDEADRMLDMGFEPQIRKIIEQIRPDRQTLMWSATWPKEVKNLAEDFLKDYAQINVGSLQLSANHNILQIIDVCQDYEKENKLSTLLKEIMAESENKTIVFIETKRRVDEITRKMKRDGWPAVCIHGDKTQQERDWVLQDFRSGKAPILVATDVAARGLDVEDVKFVINFDYPSCSEDYVHRIGRTGRRQKTGTAYTFFTPNNANKANDLIQVLKEANQVINPKLLELADGKAGGYGRNRGARNRWRTRGGGGGGRNGKERSYSRSRSRSHSRERNGRSSRRSYSRSYSRSRSPISNRNEVIGKSYWSSER; encoded by the exons ATGGGCCGCTATAGAAG cCGTAGTCGCGATCGAGACAGGCGGCGCAGATCACGTACTCGCTCGCGGAGTAGATCACCGCGTGACAGGAGGAGCTGGGGTGTCAGCGGAGGACGCGATAGACCTTCCAACAGTCGTAGCAGTCGTGGTCAGCCCGGCGCGAATTTAAGGAAACCACGATGGGACCTCAGTCGATTGGAACCCTTCAAAAAGGATTTTTACATTCCTCACGATGCAGTTCAAAATCGAGATCCACGTATTGTGGAGCAATATAGAGTTGAAAAGGAAATCACTCTGAGGGGCAAAAATATACCCAACCCTGTTTTCAATTTCGAGGAAGCAGGTTTTCCGGATTATGTCCTGAAAGAGATCAA aagacAAGGCTTTAGTGAACCGACATCAATCCAAGCTCAAGGATGGCCTATTGCTTTAAGCGGCCGAGATATGGTGGGCATTGCATCCACAGGATCTGGGAAAACACTATCTTATATATTGCCTGCGATAGTTCACATTAATAGCCAGCCGAAATTAAGTCGTAAAGATGGGCCTATAGCGCTAGTGTTGGCACCTACGCGAGAATTGGCTCAACAAATTCAGCAGGTTGCTGATGATTTTGGACACTCATCAGGCATTAGAAACACTTGTCTATATGGTGGAGCACCAAAAGGGGCCCAAGCCAGGGATCTGGATGGTGGTGTAGAAATAGTTATTGCTACACCTGGTAGACTACTAGATTTTCTTGAATCTGGCAAGACAAATCTGAAAAGATGTACATATTTGGTATTAGATGAAGCTGATAGAATGTTGGATATGGGATTTGAGCCACAAATCAGAAAGATTATAGAACAAATTAGACCAGACAGGCAAACATTGATGTGGTCGGCCACATGGCCTAAAGAAGTAAAGAATTTAGCTGAAGATTTTCTTAAAGATTATGCTCAAATCAATGTTGGTTCTTTACAACTTTCAgcaaatcataatatattgcaaataatagatGTATGTCAGGActatgaaaaagagaataa attaagtactctattgaaagaaataatggCAGAAAGTGAAAATAAAACCATAGTATTTATTGAAACAAAGCGTAGAGTAGATGAGATAACAAGAAAAATGAAGCGCGATGGTTGGCCAGCAGTTTGCATTCACGGTGACAAGACACAACAGGAACGAGATTGGGTTTTACAAG atTTCAGATCGGGCAAAGCACCAATCCTTGTTGCTACTGATGTTGCTGCCCGTGGTCTTG ACGTTGAAGATGTCAAGTTTGTCATCAATTTTGACTACCCCTCCTGTTCCGAGGATTATGTCCATCGTATCGGTCGTACCGGCCGTCGACAGAAAACCGGCACGGCGTATACTTTCTTCACACCCAACAACGCCAACAAGGCCAACGATCTAATACAAGTGCTGAAGGAAGCGAATCAGGTGATAAATCCGAAACTGTTAGAGCTCGCCGATGGTAAAGCTGGCGGATATGGCAGAAACAGAG GTGCAAGAAACCGATGGCGAACTCGAGGCGGTGGAGGCGGTGGTCGTAACGGAAAGGAACGCAGCTACTCACGAAGCAGAAGTCGAAGTCATAGCAGAGAACGCAATGGTCGTAGCAGTCGACGAAGCTACAGTCGTAGCTATTCACGAAGTCGTAGCCCCATTAGCAACCGTAATG AGGTTATCGGTAAGAGTTACTGGAGTAGCGAGAGATGA